From the genome of Euwallacea fornicatus isolate EFF26 unplaced genomic scaffold, ASM4011564v1 scaffold_90, whole genome shotgun sequence, one region includes:
- the LOC136350062 gene encoding uncharacterized protein translates to MEIQDSKLGVPSGKKGAVAKTILKERRDVTGRVTMPLVRKGSVPESLMRKEEVEGAEIGFAKRGKVQRTPPKDKGGETEENVVSGQNVEVHCPVFSVEEVPNSAPKGKRKRMDESIVGGEEEGPRALLEVAREQELESTGPVGVFEALKVLAGTMLEEGRDSVSIPLVPDANPWQLRKVCELACWTLKENIRVKLYLPGGTSSGREAVQGPGPKRSEEEVVFVAKQEGVSYSDTLRKVRQLVANSQTKVDIGTVRETKKGEVLITLPKGGEQGEELKNILGKGMGEGNVRSGANSKIVVFQLTGLDGVTTGEEATSAVATATGLDSKKLRLKGLKASYGSCQTATFLVREGDAENLRVVTDLRVGINMCRLKERKDSGRCYRCWELGHRAQACKGVDMTRLCARCGKEGHRAKDCKDPRYCPLCKAEGHSAGGPNCKGPVKAFAGGRGTDPEKTTEPQPGMSKNKDEIGEATEERSTEQI, encoded by the exons ATGGAGATCCAGGACTCTAAACTTGGGGTTCCTTCGGGAAAAAAAGGTGCTGTAgccaaaacaattttgaaggaaaggAGGGATGTAACTGGGAGAGTGACTATGCCGCTCGTAAGGAAGGGAAGTGTTCCGGAGAGCTTGATGAGGAAAGAGGAGGTAGAAGGAGCTGAGATAGGATTCGCAAAGAGAGGTAAGGTGCAGAGGACTCCGCCCAAGGACAAAGGAGGGGAAACAGAAGAAAATGTGGTAAGTGGGCAAAACGTGGAAGTGCATTGTCCGGTATTCTCCGTAGAAGAGGTGCCAAACAGTGCACCAAAagggaagaggaagaggaTGGATGAATCCATTGTGGGAGGAGAGGAAGAAGGTCCCAGGGCTCTCTTGGAAGTAGCCAGGGAACAG GAGTTGGAGAGTACAGGGCCGGTAGGGGTTTTTGAAGCCCTCAAGGTCCTCGCGGGAACAATGCTGGAAGAGGGGAGAGACAGCGTGTCCATCCCATTGGTTCCGGATGCCAACCCGTGGCAACTTCGGAAGGTCTGCGAACTAGCATGCTGGACCCTGAAAGAGAACATCAGGGTAAAGCTGTACTTACCTGGAGGGACATCCTCCGGGAGGGAGGCAGTACAGGGACCTGGTCCTAAAAGATCAGAAGAAGAGGTAGTCTTCGTGGCTAAACAGGAGGGGGTAAGTTACAGCGACACCCTCCGTAAAGTCCGACAACTGGTTGCCAACAGCCAAACCAAGGTTGACATCGGGACAGTCAGGGAGACGAAAAAAGGTGAGGTGCTAATCACGCTCCCTAAAGGAGGCGAACAGGGAGAGGAGCTGAAAAACATCCTGGGAAAAGGAATGGGGGAAGGTAACGTAAGGTCGGGGGCGAATAGTAAAATTGTAGTGTTCCAGCTTACGGGACTGGATGGAGTCACTACAGGGGAAGAAGCCACTAGTGCGGTGGCCACCGCGACCGGTCTGGACTCCAAGAAGCTCCGGCTCAAGGGGCTTAAGGCAAGCTATGGAAGCTGCCAAACCGCCACGTTCCTCGTTAGAGAGGGGGACGCCGAGAATCTTCGAGTAGTCACCGATTTGAGAGTCGGCATTAATATGTGCCGGCTTAAGGAGAGGAAGGACTCGGGAAGATGCTACCGGTGCTGGGAACTGGGACATCGGGCACAGGCATGTAAAGGCGTAGATATGACCCGACTGTGCGCCCGTTGTGGGAAGGAGGGGCACAGGGCGAAGGATTGTAAAGATCCTCGCTACTGCCCCCTCTGTAAAGCGGAGGGCCACAGCGCGGGCGGACCCAACTGCAAGGGGCCAGTAAAGGCATTTGCAGGCGGTAGGGGTACTGACCCGGAAAAAACAACTGAGCCGCAACCAGGGATGTCCAAAAATAAGGACGAGATTGGGGAGGCTACCGAGGAGAGGAGCACGGAACAAATCTAG
- the LOC136350061 gene encoding uncharacterized protein, protein MRVLGAGVNVESVNGTMAVFKELRCLQINLDRRRVATDLLYQTIREQDIDVVLGQEPNQALKNVIRDNDDGAFIWLKSGMRAKSIHRDRGFVAVELGRFTLVSVYFSPNKTTGEFEAMINRLDNFVGGMDGRRVLIAGDFNAKCQIFGSGVRNAYGRVLEEFVEARELTPHNNGGEWTFGNKNGRSVIDVTMSGAIVARMGMEPKL, encoded by the exons ATGCGTGTTTTAGGAGCGGGAGTGAATGTGGAGAGTGTAAATGGCACGATGGCGGTATTTAAGGAACTCAGATGTCTACAGATCAATCTGGACAGAAGGCGGGTTGCTACCGACTTGCTGTACCAGACGATCAGAGAACAGGACATTGATGTCGTTCTGGGGCAGGAGCCTAACCAAGCCCTGAAGAATGTCATCAGGGATAATGACGATGGAGCGTTCATTTGGCTTAAAAGCGGGATGAGAGCGAAGTCGATCCACAGGGACCGGGGGTTCGTGGCGGTGGAACTGGGCCGATTTACGCTGGTCTCGGTATACTTCTCGCCGAATAAGACCACAGGTGAGTTCGAGGCCATGATTAATCGGTTAGATAATTTTGTAGGAGGCATGGACGGCAGGAGAGTCCTCATAGCTGGGGACTTCAATGCGAAATGCCAGATATTTGGTTCTGGCGTCAGGAATGCCTACGGGAGAGTCCTGGAGGAGTTCGTTGAAGCGAGAGAGCTCACCCCGCACAACAACGGGGGAGAGTGGACGTTCGGCAACAAGAATGGAAGATCTGTCATAGACGTAACTATGAGTGGCGCTATCGTAGCGCGCATG GGAATGGAACCGAAACTCTAG